GCCTTTCCAAAGAGGTGGAACTCTCCCATCCCAAacctctcccccttcctccagcGACCAGAACCCAGCCAGTGCTTTGTTGCGAACGCCTCCAACCGAAGGGTTTGGATGTTCCTGGTCGCAGGAGGCTGAAATCCCTGTTCCACGGCAGCATTCCGGGCACGGAGGGTTtggagagcagctttgcagctaAAGCCCTGCACGAGTCCATACCCCCGGGGGGGCTGAGCCCCTTCCCCTCGCGCTGAGCTGTGTTTGCAGCGCAGCCAAGGGCCTGGCCGGCAGCTTCTCTCCGTGCTTGCAGCAGGCGCCGTGAGCTACAGCTCAGCCTTATCCCCTTGGATATCCCTTTATCCCCTCTGGTTTGCAGGCTCCAGAGGCAGAAGCACACGTTGGGGACAGCCTGTGAGCAGGCAGGCGGGTGCCAGCGCCGTGCCTAGCTGCAAGCAGGCACCTTGAGGAGCcgcaggggcagagcagggctctgcagaggggtgatgctggtgctcGGGGGTGTCAGTGGGGGCTCTGCGGGGTTGCTGCCTGCCAGCTGCTCACAGGATGGTTGCTGCAGCCCTTTGCACTGGGCTGTTTGTCCCTCCCCTTGGCAAGCTCTTTCTCGCAGCGCTCCTGGCCTTGGATTTGCATCCTTTACCCCAATAAAATGCTGGCTCTGTGCTGTTGCGTTGCTCTGTTGCCTCTCTCTATCTCCCTTTCCACACCTGCCTGTCCTCCACCACCTCGAGCTTCAGCAGCTCCCCTCTGGGCTCATCCGGGCCGAACTCTGCCGTTAAGCTCTGATCCAGCTGCCTTCTTGGGAAGCTGCTCGAGTGGCCCAGGGatccagcccagcaccctgAGGTGCCTTGAAAACAAGTCCCTCTCCAAGCAGTAAGCACAGCGCTTTCCACTGAAGtcatcacagaatcccagcctggtttgggttggaaaggaccttaaagctcatccacggggcagggacaccttccactaaagcaggttgctccaagcccctgtgtccaacctggccttgaacactgccagggatggggcagccacagcttctctgggcaccctgtgccagcgcctcagcaccctcacagggaagagcttctgcctcatcTCGATCTAATCGAAGTCCGTTTGCCTGCAGCTGAACAGAAGTGGCTGCTGAGGGAGGGGGAGCCTCAGATCCCCCCCTCTGGGCTGTCCTGGAGTTTATTTGCTGCTCGTAGCTGCGACAGCATCTTCTTGGGAACCTCCTCAGCTGGGGCACACTCAGCTCTGGCCCCTTCTGCAGAGGAGGCggatggaggggagggaggaaggagctgcCTGAAGAATTCCAGCgtgaaacagcagctctgggctccCTGCCGGGGCTGAGATGCTGGTGCCAGGAGCTCGGCCTCCTCCTCAGCCGCTCCACAGGCACCCCGGAGCCTTCCTGCCTCGGGGCTGCCTCTCTCTGGTGCCTGATTAAAGATGCTCTCGGTGTATTTCGGGAGCTGAGGAGGGAAAAGCCTCTCTGCGACGTGTTCCTGTGTGGCTGTTCCAGTGGGATGTATCCagggggttggttttttcccctcttgggCAATAAAACTTCATCCTGGAGCTGGGTGTGCTCTGGCATCCTCATGGGGGAAGCAATGCCTGTTTCTGGGAATATCCCCATCGCcacctcagctggacagggcaGGGATCTTCTGGAAAGGGGTTTAGTTGTCACTTTTGGCAGCCCCTGGAGCTCCAGAAGCAGAGCTCAGCGTGTAGAGCAGCAGAAtcagctcttcccttctccccgCCTGCTCTGCGCCCTGCTCAGGTGCCAACCCCTGCTTTGAGCCCAGCAGTAAGAGCAAAGCAGGGGAGATCTCTAGCGCTAAACACGAGCAGAAGGAGGAACAGGCTTTTGGTGCAGAGCCTGGGCTCTGGGACCTCCTGCCTTGCTCAGCGAGCACCAAGCACCTCGAGATGCCAGCACCCACTGCCCTGCGAAGGGGAGATGGAAGATGATTGTCTGGCAGCAAGTGTGGGCCAAGCAGGAACACGTCGATGCAGCTCCTGCCAAGCAGGGAAGTGCAGCTTCTCCCTCTGAGCTCTTCCACGCTCCTCAGCTCCCTTCGAGCCCTGTTTTGGGATGGGGTGGTCTGGGGTGCGCTGTGCTCCCTCCCGTCCTCTCTGCTGtggcttctgctgctctgaacCGGTGACTCTGGAGCTCCATGGGGCTGGTTTGAAGCCTTCTCCTTTGCTACCCCACCAGCAGCACGTTGTGCCCCAGGGAGCTCATCCAGCTGCACCCCGAGAGCCGGGAATGCTGCTGAACCCTGACATCTCCTTCAGCCAGTGTGGATCTGCAGGAATTCTGGGTCCAGGTATAACCCAGGCCCGGTTCACAGAGAGTTTTTGCCCGAATGAAATCTGTTCTAGAAGGTTCATGCTAAACCTGAGTGGCAAAACGAGAACGATCCCAGGCAGGTAACGTGTCACCCCCTCACCGGGCGTCTTGCTTGGCAGAAAACAGGGATTTTTCCTGGCATTTCAAAGGAGTCGTGTTCCTCAGTGCTTGGGCAGCAGggtgggattttgggggggCTGAGTCCTGTTGGAAGGAGACTCGGGACCTCCTGACCCTTTGGTTGGTGTCACTCAGTGCCGCTCCAGCGCGACGAGACCAGGGTCTTCATcgtaaaaacaaaacccttccCAAATGCTCCACTGGTGCCTTGGCTGCTCCAGGGGGGACCTTCTGCTGTAACCAGGACCAAGCAAGAAGTGTCTGCGGAGCATTTGCCAGGAGCAGGGGTGGTTTTGGCAGGGCCGGGGTGGGCGCTGCCGtcgccagcagcagcagcagagcccggCTGACCCGTGCGCTGCTCTGGGCTGGGTTTCAGGGGGAAGCGGGGGCCTCTCCGTGGTTTTTGGCTCTCTGAAGTGCTTCTCTGCAGGCTGGGGAAGCGCCCGGGGGCTCCCCATGGTGTGAGTGGAAAGCGGAGCTGCCCCATCACCCGTTACCTGAGCGGCTGCTGCCGCTTCCCAGCGAGCGCGGGATGTGCTGGCAGGAATCTTGGACTGTCCAAAGAGctctgaaagagaaggaggaaaaaggaagggaagtgtttggggggggttggtgACTTTGGTGAATAGCACATCCATGGAGCAGCAAAGAGATGGACGTGGGGAGCTGGGTATCGGGGGCTGTGACTTGTATTTAACTGGGAGTAACTGTTTAGTAACTCTCAGTTCCTATCAGCAAtgtgctgcctccctcccacTGCCCCACGGCTCTGCAGATGCCTTCTGCCACCCCGGGCAGGGCTGAACTAAGCTGAAGGGGAGGTCAgcaaggggaggaaaggagaggacaGGGTGAGGGGAGACACGAAGGGCTCAGCAGAGGAAGGACGAGGTGTGGAGCAGTGGGGTGCTGCTTCCTTCGTGGCGGCCGATGAGCAACACACGAGAGCAGCGAGTTCAAGACGTGGTGTGCTGAAACCAGGGGCAAAATAAGGGTGGAATCAGGGAGAGAAACAGGCCAAAGCTGCGTGTCAGGCTCCTGCTGGAGGCTCCTCTTTGCCTTTTTGGCTGGCAGGGCCATCCCGGCCCAGCTCGTGGTGTGTTACCTGCTTTGTGTGAAGCAGTTTGCTCGCGAGCAGCATTCCTGCCTGGCGCTCCGTGTACCCAGCACATTGGCTGCCTGGCAGAGGCAAACCTGACCTTGACACCAACGTGttgcttctctctcctcctttagCAGCGTCGCCCGTAAGCTGAAAAACTGGCCAGcacaatgggaaaaaaacagaacaagaagaaagtgGAAGAGGTTttagaggaagaggaggaggagtatGTGGTGGAGAAGGTCCTGGATCGGCGAGTGGTGAAGGGCAAAGTGGAATACCTGCTGAAGTGGAAAGGCTTCTCGGAGTAAgtgcctccctgctgctgctgtgggctggggctgggctgctcCGGGGCGAGCATCTCCTCTGCCTTTGGCTCCCAAAGCTTCTGGGCTGGTGGCTCAGTGTCCCTGTGCCTCTCCTTGTCTGTAAAGTGGAGCTAAGAGGCCGAGGGCAGCCGGAAGGATGAAAGCAGCAGCGCTGAATGCCTCGAGCTCTAATCAGGGTGCGGAGAGCACAGCTTGGGTGAGAAAgtcctgtttctgtctctgTGCAGTGCCCTGGTGGGGCTTCCCCCCTTAAACCTAGTGTGAAACAGGCACCCAGAGGAAATGAATTCCCTTTCTCTCCGGAGAAGGGAAATAGCTGCCCGGCCCTCTGGCATCCCTGCCTGGATCAGGGCAGGCTCCTGCTTCCCAGGGCGAGGACGCCCGCAtccacactgctgcttctgacCGCGTGTCCAGGGCTTTTCTAGGCGGGGAAAGCTGCAGCAAACAAGCACATAAAACTAAGCTGTTGTCTTGGATTGCAGTGAAGATAACACATGGGAGCCAGAGGAGAACCTCGACTGCCCAGACCTCATTGCAGAGTTCCTGCAGTCCCAGAAAACCGCACATGAGAGCGAGAAGTCCGAGGGGAGCAAGCGCAAAGCGGAGTCTGACACGGAGGATAAAGGGGAGGAGAGCAAAccaaagaagaagaaggaggaggtgaggcgggggggggggggggtttacCCCTACATTTGGcaatggagctggagcagccacgCTCCAAAACCTTGCTCCAACTGTTCTTAGGGACCTCAGAGCCAGGCCTAGCACTGAAAGGCCAGTGCTTGAACCAAATGGGTTTAGAGCACCAGCTTCTCCTGAAGAGCCACACAAGGGGGGAAACAGGAGGTTGGGGTTCCCTGGGGGAACAGGATGGAGCAGAGCACCTCCTGCTTGGGGTGCTCATAGCTCCTTGGGAATAGGGATGGTAAAAGGCTCTGCAGTCTGGGTTCATCCCAGGGGCTGCTGAGTGTTGGCCAGCACAAGAGTTTGACCAGCTTTGGAAAGGAGATCTCTGCTTTAGCTCCAGCAGGACACTTCGCCCTGGGGCCCAGCAGGACGGCCACTCTCTGCAGCAGGTTTGCACCTGAGTGATCTTCTCAGTTCCCTGCTGCCCTTAGTCGTTATTAGTCATTATTAGtcatttagattagacattaggcagaagctcttctctgtgcaCAGAGCCGTAGAATCACAGAGTAATTTGGGgtgaaaaggaccttaagatcatccattccaacccgctgccatgggcagggacacctcacacgtgtcgcccaaggctctgtccaacctggccttgaacactgccagggatggagcattccccacttctttgggcaccagcacctcaccaccgtcacagggaagaacttcttcatgcACGAGGGCAACTGGCCCTGCCCCACTGAGCTCGGTTTGAGCATTGCTGAGAGCGGGTCAGCTCAAAACACGTGTGCTCGTTGCAGGCTGCTCCCTTGTTGTGTCTGGAACAGCCAAAAGTACCTTGTGCAACTGTCAGGTTTTACACGTTACAGGGTTTAAATGCAGTACACAGCGAGTGCTCTGCGCTGCTGAAGCTGTTGGCAGCAGCCAAAAATCATCGCTGCAGATGCTTAAAAATTGTCCGTACATTTCTCAGAACAAGAATTGTGCAGGTGAGAATGTGCTCGGGAGGCTccgatgggttcaaactgaaacatgggaagttcaggttagatctgaggcagaagctcttccctgtgagggtgctgaggcgctggcacagggtgcccagagaagctgtggctgccccatccctggcagtgttcaaggccaggttggacacaggggcttggagcaacctgctctagtggaaggtgtccctgcccggggcagggggttggaactggatgagctttaaggtcccttcaacccaaaccaggctggggttgtGGTCTGAGCGTCCAGCACGGCCTTTCTGAGCAGCCACCAGTGAGCACAGACGGGGCCGTGGCTGTCCCCCGGCGATGCCACAAGTGGCAACTTGTCTCTTTTCAGTCGGAGAAACCACGAGGCTTTGCCCGAGGATTTGAGCCCGAGCGGATCATCGGTGCCACGGATTCCAGCGGGGAGCTCATGTTCCTGATGAAGTGGTGAGTGTGTCTTTGTGTCTGTCACTTCTTCACTTATTCTGTGC
The Strigops habroptila isolate Jane chromosome 19, bStrHab1.2.pri, whole genome shotgun sequence DNA segment above includes these coding regions:
- the CBX1 gene encoding chromobox protein homolog 1, translating into MGKKQNKKKVEEVLEEEEEEYVVEKVLDRRVVKGKVEYLLKWKGFSDEDNTWEPEENLDCPDLIAEFLQSQKTAHESEKSEGSKRKAESDTEDKGEESKPKKKKEESEKPRGFARGFEPERIIGATDSSGELMFLMKWKNSDEADLVPAKEANIKCPQVVISFYEERLTWHSYPSEDDDKKEDKN